Proteins from one Streptosporangium becharense genomic window:
- a CDS encoding glycosyltransferase family 2 protein, whose protein sequence is MITVVVPTIGRAGLAATLAALDEDLDVIVVDDRPGRRGADAPQGAGAPRGSDAPYGFGAPHGAGAPADDPVAAAVAAAPRIRVLRSGGRGPAAARNVGWRAARTPWVAFLDDDVVPRPGWADALRADLAGLPEEVAGSQGRIEVPLPPDRRPTDAERNTAGLAAAHWITADMAYRRSALERVGGFDERFPRAYREDADLALRMLAAGYRLVRGERVTLHPIPDGGLWHSVRLQRGNADDALMRRLHGPHWRAAVRAPGRLRRHALVTGLGVLALGAAALRSPRTAALAGAAWALLTAEFAWARIAPGPRTGREIRWMAITSAVIPPVACAYRVRGELRVRR, encoded by the coding sequence ATGATCACCGTGGTGGTTCCCACGATCGGCCGGGCCGGCCTCGCCGCGACGCTCGCGGCGCTGGATGAGGACCTCGACGTCATCGTGGTCGACGACCGGCCGGGCCGGCGAGGGGCCGACGCACCGCAGGGAGCCGGCGCGCCACGCGGGTCCGACGCGCCGTACGGGTTCGGTGCCCCGCACGGGGCCGGTGCGCCGGCGGACGACCCGGTCGCCGCCGCGGTCGCCGCCGCACCCCGGATCCGGGTGCTGCGCTCCGGAGGGAGGGGACCGGCCGCGGCGCGCAACGTCGGATGGCGGGCCGCGCGCACCCCCTGGGTCGCCTTCCTGGACGACGACGTGGTGCCCCGGCCCGGCTGGGCGGACGCACTCCGCGCCGACCTCGCCGGCCTGCCGGAGGAGGTCGCCGGCAGCCAGGGACGGATAGAGGTCCCGCTGCCGCCCGACCGGCGTCCCACCGACGCCGAACGCAACACGGCCGGTCTCGCCGCGGCTCACTGGATCACCGCGGACATGGCCTACCGCCGGTCCGCGCTGGAACGCGTCGGCGGCTTCGACGAGCGCTTCCCGCGCGCCTACCGGGAGGACGCCGACCTGGCGCTGCGGATGCTCGCCGCCGGGTACCGGCTGGTCAGGGGGGAACGGGTGACGCTGCACCCCATACCGGACGGCGGCCTGTGGCACAGCGTCCGCCTCCAGCGAGGCAACGCCGACGACGCGCTGATGCGCCGCCTGCACGGCCCGCACTGGCGGGCCGCCGTCCGCGCGCCGGGGCGGCTGCGCAGGCACGCCCTCGTCACCGGGCTCGGCGTGCTCGCGCTCGGCGCCGCCGCGCTGCGGTCACCCCGGACGGCCGCCCTGGCCGGGGCCGCCTGGGCGTTGCTCACCGCCGAGTTCGCCTGGGCCCGCATCGCCCCCGGCCCCCGGACCGGGCGGGAGATCCGGTGGATGGCGATCACCTCGGCGGTCATCCCGCCGGTCGCGTGCGCCTACCGCGTCCGCGGCGAGCTGAGGGTCAGGCGATGA
- a CDS encoding glycosyltransferase family 9 protein, translating to MTGPAGDGAAGDGTAGAGTVLVARPDNAGDVLLAGPAIRAVAAGAREVVLLAGPHGRAAGELLPGVSRVVEWRTPWIDPAPPPMTGSHVLRLLRIVREAAPEQALILTSFHQSPLPLALLLRLAGVPRIAAISADYPGSLLDVRHVVDEDADVPEAERMLGLARAAGFDLPPGDAGGLAVRHPLPEVGHLTGPAGYVVVHPGVSAPARSWPAESWTRVVHDLVRAGRRVVVTGGPGERALTARVAGGAGLYGLSPGPAFPGGWPAGGPARLPGWPGVHPGGPAPDGGPAGTGTAVAPGHTPQEAGRELAEVLGDATGPAGRSVVDLGGRTDLAELAAVLAGAAAVVVANTGPAHLAAAVGTPVVSLFAPVVPAGRWAPYGVPVALLGDQQAPCRGSRARVCPVPGHPCLSSVPSTQVVEAVNRLTCVKEAVT from the coding sequence ATGACCGGCCCGGCCGGGGACGGTGCCGCAGGGGACGGTACCGCCGGGGCCGGCACCGTCCTCGTCGCCCGCCCGGACAACGCGGGCGACGTCCTGCTCGCCGGGCCGGCGATCCGGGCGGTCGCCGCGGGCGCGCGCGAGGTCGTGCTGCTCGCGGGACCGCACGGCCGGGCCGCGGGTGAGCTGCTGCCCGGCGTGTCACGGGTGGTGGAGTGGCGGACCCCCTGGATCGACCCGGCCCCGCCGCCGATGACCGGGTCGCATGTTCTGCGCCTGCTGCGGATCGTCCGGGAGGCGGCCCCGGAGCAGGCGCTGATCCTCACCTCCTTCCACCAGTCGCCGCTGCCGCTGGCCCTGCTGCTGCGGCTGGCGGGGGTGCCGAGGATCGCCGCCATCTCGGCCGACTACCCCGGCTCGCTGCTGGACGTGCGGCACGTGGTCGACGAGGACGCGGACGTGCCGGAGGCCGAGCGCATGCTCGGCCTGGCCAGGGCGGCGGGATTCGACCTGCCGCCCGGCGACGCGGGCGGCCTCGCCGTGCGGCACCCGCTGCCCGAGGTCGGCCACCTGACCGGCCCGGCCGGATACGTCGTCGTACACCCCGGGGTCTCCGCCCCCGCCAGGTCGTGGCCGGCGGAGAGCTGGACCCGGGTGGTCCACGACCTCGTCCGCGCGGGCCGGCGCGTCGTGGTAACCGGCGGCCCCGGTGAGCGGGCCCTCACCGCCAGGGTCGCCGGCGGCGCCGGGCTGTACGGGCTGTCACCCGGCCCCGCCTTCCCCGGTGGCTGGCCGGCCGGCGGTCCCGCCCGCCTGCCCGGCTGGCCCGGCGTCCACCCCGGCGGGCCCGCTCCGGACGGCGGCCCGGCCGGGACCGGGACGGCCGTCGCACCCGGGCACACACCCCAGGAGGCGGGGCGGGAACTGGCCGAAGTCCTCGGGGACGCGACGGGGCCCGCCGGCAGGTCCGTCGTCGACCTGGGCGGACGGACGGACCTGGCAGAGCTGGCCGCGGTGCTCGCCGGGGCCGCCGCGGTGGTCGTCGCCAACACCGGCCCCGCCCACCTCGCTGCGGCCGTCGGCACTCCCGTGGTCAGCCTCTTCGCCCCCGTGGTGCCGGCCGGGCGCTGGGCACCGTACGGCGTGCCGGTCGCGCTGCTCGGCGACCAGCAGGCCCCCTGCCGGGGGAGCCGGGCGAGGGTGTGCCCCGTCCCGGGCCACCCGTGTCTGTCATCCGTGCCAAGCACCCAGGTCGTCGAGGCGGTGAACCGCCTGACGTGCGTGAAGGAGGCCGTCACATGA
- a CDS encoding D-glycero-alpha-D-manno-heptose-1,7-bisphosphate 7-phosphatase, with translation MGRERPAAVLFDRDGTLIADVPYNGDPARVEPVPGALPALTRLRRAGVPTGVVTNQSGVARGLVHAADVAAVNARVEELLGPFDVWAVCPHGEDDGCGCRKPAPGLVLAAARSLGVDARDCVVIGDIGRDVEAARAAGARGILVPTPLTLAHEVSAAGEVARDLRAAVDLILDAAPPARHGAAGGNPPGRGPAAGAPARGGAGAAEPAGYGPGGGRTA, from the coding sequence ATGGGTCGTGAACGACCGGCCGCCGTCCTTTTCGACCGGGACGGCACCCTCATCGCGGACGTCCCGTACAACGGCGACCCGGCCCGGGTGGAACCTGTTCCCGGCGCGTTGCCCGCGCTGACGCGGCTGCGCCGGGCGGGTGTGCCGACCGGCGTGGTCACCAACCAGTCGGGGGTGGCCAGAGGACTCGTCCACGCCGCGGACGTGGCCGCGGTCAACGCCAGGGTGGAGGAGCTCCTGGGGCCGTTCGACGTCTGGGCGGTGTGCCCGCACGGCGAGGACGACGGGTGCGGCTGCCGCAAGCCCGCCCCGGGGCTGGTGCTCGCGGCGGCGCGGTCGCTGGGGGTGGACGCCCGCGACTGCGTGGTGATCGGGGACATCGGCCGCGACGTCGAGGCCGCCCGCGCGGCCGGGGCCCGGGGCATCCTCGTGCCCACCCCCCTGACCCTCGCCCACGAGGTCTCGGCGGCCGGCGAGGTGGCACGCGACCTGCGCGCCGCGGTCGATCTGATCCTGGACGCGGCCCCCCCGGCCCGGCACGGCGCGGCCGGCGGAAACCCGCCCGGACGCGGTCCCGCCGCCGGAGCACCGGCCCGGGGCGGCGCGGGCGCCGCGGAACCGGCCGGGTACGGCCCCGGCGGCGGGAGGACGGCGTGA
- a CDS encoding glycosyltransferase codes for MRILLWHVHGSWTTAFVRGRHDYLVPLVPGRGPDGRGRALTYPWPGTVREVPWDRLAGEDVDVVVLQRPHEEELARAWLGRVPGRDVPAVYVEHNTPAGDVPRTRHPLAGRADIPLVHVTHFNALFWDSGRAPVHVIEHGVVDPGHRYTGELPRAGVVVNEPVRRGRVAGTDLLPAFAAAAPLDVFGMGVTGLPEHLGVPVGTFENPPQAAMHTELARRRVYLHPYRWTSLGLSLIEAMLLGMPVVAPATTEAVEAVPPEAGVVSTRVGTLAAALRAFVADPGAARRAGEAARAAALGRYGLERFLADWDLLLHRVADVSPVSARTAGTAGM; via the coding sequence GTGAGGATCCTGCTGTGGCACGTGCACGGGTCGTGGACGACGGCGTTCGTCCGGGGACGCCACGACTACCTGGTTCCGCTGGTGCCCGGCCGGGGGCCCGACGGCCGGGGCCGGGCGTTGACCTACCCGTGGCCCGGCACCGTACGCGAGGTGCCGTGGGACCGGCTCGCCGGCGAGGACGTCGACGTGGTCGTCCTGCAACGCCCGCACGAGGAGGAGCTGGCGCGCGCCTGGCTGGGGCGTGTCCCCGGGCGTGACGTGCCCGCCGTCTACGTCGAGCACAACACCCCCGCCGGGGACGTCCCCCGCACCCGGCACCCGCTGGCCGGCCGCGCCGACATCCCGCTGGTGCACGTCACCCACTTCAACGCGCTGTTCTGGGACTCGGGCAGAGCCCCCGTCCACGTCATCGAGCACGGGGTCGTCGACCCCGGGCACCGCTACACCGGTGAGCTGCCCCGGGCCGGCGTCGTCGTCAACGAACCCGTCCGGCGCGGGCGCGTCGCCGGGACGGACCTGCTGCCGGCCTTCGCCGCCGCGGCCCCCCTCGACGTCTTCGGCATGGGGGTCACCGGCCTGCCGGAGCATCTGGGGGTGCCCGTGGGAACCTTCGAGAACCCGCCGCAGGCGGCGATGCACACCGAGCTCGCCCGGCGCCGCGTCTACCTGCACCCCTACCGCTGGACCTCGCTCGGCCTGTCGCTGATCGAGGCCATGCTGCTCGGCATGCCCGTCGTCGCCCCGGCCACCACCGAGGCCGTGGAGGCGGTCCCGCCGGAGGCCGGGGTGGTCTCCACCCGCGTCGGCACCCTCGCCGCCGCCCTGCGGGCCTTCGTCGCCGACCCCGGCGCCGCCCGGCGGGCGGGTGAGGCCGCCCGCGCCGCCGCCCTCGGACGTTACGGCCTGGAGCGCTTCCTGGCCGACTGGGACCTCCTGCTCCACCGCGTCGCGGACGTCTCGCCCGTGTCGGCTCGCACGGCGGGAACGGCCGGGATGTGA
- a CDS encoding glycosyltransferase, translating to MRIALISEHADPLATIGGVDAGGQNVHVAELAAALARRGHEVVVHTRRAAADEPERVPLGPGVSVEHVPAGPATALPKDELLPYMPEFAEHLTRRWAVNPPDVAHAHFWMSGLAALSAAEVTGVPVLQTFHALGTVKRRWQGAADTSPDRRIAAEADIGRRVHAIVATCTDEVNELLRMGVPGDRITVVPCGVDLGLFRPEGPAAPRGARRRVLSLGRMVPRKGVDTVVRAMRHLPDAELVVVGGEPGDGEVARLAAMAAAYGMADRVHLIGSVGRAEVPALMRSADVLVTVPWYEPFGMVPLEAMACGVPVIASAVGGHLDTVTGCGVLVPPRRPSALTRALRDVLDRPGLRGSLAAAGLRRARSGYGWPLVAERTEAVYLDVLTGRRAGVAAAGG from the coding sequence ATGAGGATCGCTCTGATATCGGAGCACGCCGATCCCCTCGCGACCATCGGCGGCGTCGACGCGGGAGGGCAGAACGTCCATGTCGCGGAGCTGGCCGCGGCACTGGCCCGGCGGGGGCACGAGGTCGTCGTCCACACCCGGCGAGCCGCCGCCGACGAGCCGGAGCGGGTGCCTCTGGGGCCGGGCGTGAGCGTGGAGCACGTGCCGGCGGGTCCCGCCACCGCCCTCCCCAAGGACGAGTTGCTGCCGTACATGCCGGAGTTCGCCGAGCACCTCACGCGCAGGTGGGCGGTGAACCCGCCCGACGTGGCCCACGCCCACTTCTGGATGAGCGGCCTGGCCGCGCTGTCCGCCGCCGAGGTCACCGGGGTGCCGGTGCTGCAGACCTTCCACGCGCTGGGCACGGTCAAGCGGCGCTGGCAGGGGGCCGCGGACACCAGCCCGGACCGGCGGATCGCCGCCGAGGCCGACATCGGGCGCCGGGTCCACGCGATCGTCGCCACCTGCACCGACGAGGTGAACGAGCTGCTGCGGATGGGCGTGCCCGGCGACCGGATCACCGTCGTGCCGTGCGGCGTCGACCTGGGGCTCTTCCGGCCGGAAGGTCCCGCCGCACCCCGCGGGGCACGGCGGCGCGTCCTCAGCCTCGGCCGGATGGTCCCCCGCAAGGGCGTGGACACCGTCGTGCGGGCCATGCGGCACCTGCCGGACGCCGAACTGGTCGTCGTGGGCGGCGAACCCGGCGACGGGGAGGTGGCGCGGCTGGCCGCCATGGCCGCCGCGTACGGGATGGCGGACCGGGTCCACCTGATCGGCAGCGTCGGCCGGGCCGAGGTGCCGGCGCTGATGCGCTCGGCCGACGTCCTGGTGACCGTGCCCTGGTACGAACCGTTCGGCATGGTCCCGCTGGAGGCGATGGCCTGCGGCGTGCCGGTGATCGCCTCCGCGGTGGGCGGTCACCTCGACACGGTCACCGGGTGCGGTGTGCTGGTGCCGCCGCGCCGCCCGAGTGCCCTGACCCGGGCCCTGCGCGACGTGCTGGACCGTCCCGGGCTGCGGGGATCGCTCGCGGCGGCCGGGCTGCGGCGTGCCCGGTCCGGATACGGCTGGCCCCTTGTGGCCGAGCGCACCGAGGCCGTCTACCTCGACGTGCTCACCGGCCGCCGGGCGGGTGTCGCCGCGGCGGGGGGGTGA
- a CDS encoding carbamoyltransferase family protein yields MRFLGINAIFHDPAAALVVDGEVVAAAEEERFSRRKHGKRPVPFSAWELPERAAAWCLEAAGLRPEDLDAVAYSYDPALVRPDGPGQDERWEDLRTAYAWRAPSFLATALPGLDAAQVRYVPHHVAHAASAGLAAPYRDSAVLVCDGRGEAVSHLAGHYRDGELTILATQELPHSLGLMYEEITEHLGFLRSSDEYKVMAMASYGHPRHLGELRELIRSDGEGGFRVEPVDWGGYAKALRAGEPWTEEHADLAASVQRRLEEVLLDLARWLHGRTGDRRLTMAGGVALNCVANTRLLAEGPFEHLWVQPAAGDAGTALGGALHLARAFGEPAAPMPGADLGRGWTEEELAAWLRVARVPYERPADLPAAVAAELAANGIVAWFQGRSEYGPRALGNRSLLAHPGYAANTERLNDVKGREQFRPVAPMVLADRACEIFERGPLPSPYMLFVHDVRPEWRERIPAVVHVDGTARIQTVDRAGDPLLARTLQEFERRTGLPVVVNTSLNTAGRPMVDDPRDALECFGSSPVDLLALGPFLIRRGELFTS; encoded by the coding sequence ATGAGATTTCTCGGGATCAACGCGATCTTCCACGATCCGGCCGCCGCCCTCGTCGTCGACGGCGAGGTGGTCGCCGCCGCCGAAGAGGAACGCTTCAGCCGCCGCAAGCACGGCAAGCGTCCCGTCCCCTTCTCGGCCTGGGAACTGCCGGAGCGCGCCGCGGCCTGGTGCCTGGAGGCGGCGGGCCTGCGGCCGGAGGACCTGGACGCCGTCGCCTACTCCTACGATCCCGCTCTCGTACGACCGGACGGGCCCGGCCAGGACGAGCGATGGGAGGACCTGCGCACCGCCTACGCGTGGCGCGCGCCGTCCTTCCTGGCCACCGCCCTGCCGGGCCTGGACGCCGCCCAGGTCCGCTATGTGCCGCACCACGTCGCGCACGCGGCCTCGGCTGGCCTCGCCGCGCCGTACCGGGACTCGGCGGTGCTGGTCTGCGACGGACGCGGCGAGGCGGTCTCGCACCTGGCCGGGCACTACCGCGACGGCGAGCTGACGATCCTGGCCACGCAGGAGCTGCCGCACTCACTGGGCCTGATGTACGAGGAGATCACCGAGCACCTGGGCTTCCTGCGCTCCAGCGACGAGTACAAGGTCATGGCCATGGCCTCCTACGGCCACCCCCGCCACCTGGGAGAGTTACGCGAGCTGATCCGCTCCGACGGGGAGGGCGGGTTCCGCGTCGAACCCGTCGACTGGGGCGGCTACGCCAAGGCGTTGCGCGCCGGTGAGCCCTGGACCGAGGAGCACGCCGATCTCGCGGCGAGCGTGCAGCGCCGCCTGGAGGAGGTGCTGCTCGACCTCGCGCGCTGGCTGCACGGCAGGACCGGCGACCGCCGCCTGACCATGGCCGGCGGCGTGGCGCTCAACTGCGTCGCCAACACCCGGCTGCTGGCCGAGGGCCCCTTCGAGCACCTGTGGGTGCAGCCGGCCGCCGGGGACGCCGGCACCGCGCTGGGCGGGGCACTGCACCTGGCCCGCGCCTTCGGCGAGCCCGCCGCGCCGATGCCGGGCGCCGATCTCGGCCGCGGGTGGACCGAGGAGGAGCTGGCAGCCTGGCTGCGGGTGGCGCGGGTGCCGTACGAGCGCCCCGCGGACCTGCCCGCCGCGGTCGCCGCGGAGCTCGCCGCCAACGGGATCGTCGCCTGGTTCCAGGGGCGTAGCGAGTACGGCCCACGGGCGCTGGGGAACCGCTCCCTCCTGGCCCATCCCGGATACGCCGCCAACACCGAGCGGCTGAACGACGTCAAGGGCCGCGAGCAGTTCCGCCCGGTCGCCCCGATGGTACTGGCCGATCGCGCCTGCGAGATCTTCGAGCGCGGCCCGCTGCCCAGCCCCTACATGCTCTTCGTGCACGACGTGCGTCCCGAGTGGCGCGAGCGGATCCCCGCCGTCGTGCACGTCGACGGCACCGCCAGGATCCAGACCGTGGACCGGGCCGGCGACCCGCTGCTCGCCCGGACGCTCCAGGAGTTCGAGCGTCGCACCGGTCTTCCCGTGGTGGTCAACACCAGCCTCAACACGGCGGGACGGCCCATGGTCGACGATCCCCGGGACGCGCTGGAGTGCTTCGGGTCCTCGCCGGTGGACCTGCTGGCGCTGGGGCCCTTCCTGATCCGCAGGGGGGAGCTGTTCACCTCATGA